One window from the genome of Pseudomonas frederiksbergensis encodes:
- a CDS encoding PIG-L deacetylase family protein, which translates to MKPASRLQGRHHPQIWNSAPQLADIPIISTQTLIPAGARAVILAPHPGDEVGACGGLLQLLSNLDQPMLLISVTDGTLSHPGSPLWSDERLRTFRPHPQESVDALHRLGVPSHGLQWVRGGFPEKSLAEHEAQLTAFIGHYLKPGDVVFSTWRLDGDSDHDTVGRAGALAAETVGAAFNELPVWAWHWPVREQNRLPWHRARKLRLDVWTTARKRHAMHAYASQLSSEPTTGISPLVPRVILDRMGMPYEIVFI; encoded by the coding sequence ATGAAACCCGCCTCTCGCCTGCAAGGCCGACATCATCCGCAAATCTGGAACAGCGCTCCGCAACTGGCCGACATTCCGATCATCAGCACCCAGACACTCATTCCCGCAGGCGCCCGCGCGGTCATCCTTGCCCCGCACCCTGGCGACGAGGTGGGCGCTTGTGGCGGGTTGCTCCAGCTCTTGAGCAACCTGGACCAACCGATGTTATTGATCTCGGTTACCGACGGCACCCTCAGCCACCCCGGCTCACCGTTGTGGTCCGATGAGCGACTGCGCACGTTCCGCCCGCATCCCCAGGAAAGCGTGGACGCCTTGCATCGCCTGGGCGTGCCTTCCCATGGCCTGCAATGGGTACGCGGGGGGTTTCCGGAAAAGAGCCTTGCCGAACATGAAGCCCAATTGACTGCATTCATTGGCCATTACCTCAAGCCTGGCGACGTGGTGTTCAGCACCTGGCGCCTGGACGGCGACAGCGACCACGATACGGTCGGCCGGGCCGGAGCCTTGGCTGCCGAAACCGTCGGCGCGGCGTTCAATGAACTGCCGGTGTGGGCCTGGCATTGGCCGGTTCGTGAACAAAACAGGCTCCCCTGGCATCGGGCGCGTAAATTGCGCCTGGACGTCTGGACCACCGCCCGTAAGCGCCACGCCATGCACGCCTATGCCAGCCAGCTCAGCAGCGAACCGACCACCGGCATCTCACCGCTGGTGCCGCGGGTCATCCTTGATCGCATGGGCATGCCGTACGAAATCGTGTTTATCTGA
- the glgX gene encoding glycogen debranching protein GlgX, translating into MTRPKKTTPPPVVEASRIREGLPFPLGATWDGLGVNFALFSANATKVELCIFDDTGEVELERIELPEYTDEIYHGYLPDAHPGLIYGYRVYGPYDPENGHRFNPNKLLIDPYAKQLVGELKWSEALFGYTIGHPDGDLSFDERDSAPFVPKSKVIDPAHTWGRDHRVSVPWDKTILYETHVRGISMRHPSVPENLRGTFAGLMVDDVLEHIRKLGVSSVELLPIHAFVNDQHLLHKGMTNYWGYNSIAFFAPDPRYLASGKIAEFKEMVAHLHEANLEVILDVVYNHTAEGNEQGPTLSMRGIDNASYYRLMPDDKRYYINDSGTGNTLDLSHPCVLQMVTDSLRYWATEMHVDGFRFDLATILGRYHDGFDERHSFLVACRQDPVLRQVKMIAEPWDCGPGGYQVGRFPPGWVEWNDKFRDTVRAFWKGDDGQLADFASRMTASGEMFNQRGRRPYASVNFVTAHDGFTLHDLVSYNDKHNEANDENNQDGSNNNLSWNHGVEGPTDDPEINALRHRQMRNFFATLLLAQGTPMIVAGDEFARTQHGNNNAYCQDSEIGWVNWDLSADGEALLKFVRRLIKLRMSYPILRRGRFLVGNYNEDIGVKDVTWLAPDGSEMTVEQWEDSHGRCLGMLMDGRAQETGIRRKGGDATLLLVVNAHHDIVNFRLPEVPEGSFWTCMVDTNQPAVRGQERFDFDSEYSVTGRSLLLFELQRDEEE; encoded by the coding sequence ATGACCCGTCCGAAAAAAACCACGCCGCCGCCCGTTGTCGAGGCATCGCGGATTCGTGAAGGGCTGCCGTTTCCGCTCGGCGCGACCTGGGATGGCCTGGGGGTCAATTTCGCGTTGTTCTCAGCCAACGCCACCAAGGTCGAACTGTGTATCTTCGACGACACAGGCGAAGTCGAACTCGAGCGCATCGAACTGCCCGAATACACTGATGAGATCTACCACGGCTATCTGCCGGACGCCCATCCGGGGCTGATCTACGGCTACCGCGTCTACGGCCCCTACGACCCGGAAAACGGGCACCGCTTCAACCCCAACAAATTACTGATCGATCCCTACGCCAAGCAGTTGGTGGGCGAGTTGAAATGGTCGGAGGCCTTGTTCGGCTACACCATTGGCCACCCCGATGGCGATCTCAGCTTCGATGAGCGCGACAGCGCGCCGTTCGTGCCCAAGTCCAAGGTCATCGACCCGGCTCACACCTGGGGCCGTGATCATCGGGTCAGCGTGCCATGGGACAAGACCATCCTGTATGAAACCCACGTGCGCGGCATCTCCATGCGCCATCCCTCGGTGCCCGAGAACCTGCGGGGCACGTTCGCCGGCCTGATGGTCGATGATGTCCTGGAACATATCCGCAAGCTGGGCGTGTCGTCGGTGGAATTGTTGCCCATCCACGCATTCGTCAACGACCAGCACCTGCTGCACAAAGGCATGACCAATTACTGGGGCTACAACAGCATCGCTTTCTTTGCCCCGGACCCGCGCTACCTGGCCAGCGGCAAGATCGCCGAATTCAAGGAAATGGTTGCGCACCTGCACGAGGCAAACCTGGAAGTCATCCTCGACGTGGTCTACAACCACACCGCCGAGGGCAACGAACAAGGCCCGACCCTGTCGATGCGTGGTATCGACAACGCCTCGTATTACCGGCTGATGCCCGACGACAAGCGTTACTACATCAACGATTCGGGCACCGGCAACACCTTGGACCTGAGTCACCCCTGCGTCTTGCAAATGGTCACCGATTCCTTGCGCTACTGGGCCACGGAAATGCACGTGGACGGTTTCCGTTTCGACCTGGCGACCATTCTGGGCCGTTATCACGACGGCTTCGATGAGCGCCACAGTTTCCTCGTTGCCTGTCGCCAGGACCCGGTGCTGCGCCAGGTAAAAATGATCGCCGAACCCTGGGACTGCGGTCCGGGTGGCTATCAGGTCGGACGCTTTCCACCCGGCTGGGTCGAATGGAACGACAAGTTTCGCGACACCGTGCGCGCCTTCTGGAAAGGCGACGATGGCCAACTGGCCGACTTCGCCAGCCGAATGACCGCGTCGGGCGAGATGTTCAACCAACGTGGCCGACGCCCGTACGCCTCGGTGAACTTCGTCACTGCCCACGACGGCTTCACCTTGCACGATCTGGTGTCTTACAACGACAAGCACAACGAGGCCAACGACGAGAACAACCAGGACGGCAGCAACAACAACCTGTCCTGGAACCACGGCGTCGAAGGCCCGACGGATGACCCCGAGATCAACGCATTGCGCCACCGGCAGATGCGCAACTTCTTCGCCACGCTGTTACTGGCCCAAGGCACACCGATGATCGTCGCCGGCGATGAGTTCGCCCGCACCCAGCACGGCAACAACAATGCCTATTGCCAGGACAGCGAGATCGGCTGGGTCAATTGGGACCTGAGCGCGGATGGCGAGGCGTTGCTCAAATTCGTCAGGCGCCTGATAAAGCTGCGCATGTCCTATCCGATCCTGCGACGCGGTCGGTTCCTGGTGGGCAATTACAACGAGGACATCGGCGTCAAGGACGTCACCTGGCTGGCCCCGGACGGCAGCGAGATGACCGTCGAGCAATGGGAGGACAGCCACGGTCGTTGCCTGGGCATGCTGATGGACGGTCGCGCCCAAGAGACCGGCATCCGTCGCAAGGGTGGCGACGCGACGCTGCTGTTGGTGGTCAACGCCCACCACGACATTGTCAACTTCCGCTTGCCGGAGGTGCCCGAAGGCAGCTTCTGGACGTGCATGGTCGACACCAACCAACCGGCTGTGCGCGGCCAGGAGCGTTTCGACTTCGATTCCGAATACTCCGTAACCGGGCGCTCGCTGCTGCTGTTCGAGCTTCAACGCGACGAAGAGGAATAA
- a CDS encoding DUF2934 domain-containing protein: protein MSTDDKRIREFAYQIWESEGKPAGQEKRHWEMARKLAEAEALAPSKPPKAASKSAASKTDGTKPAAAKSTAAKPATKGTTPKAKPAAKPSAATAAVVPPADKASAKKPRAPRKPPAV from the coding sequence ATGAGTACCGACGATAAACGCATACGCGAATTTGCCTATCAGATCTGGGAATCGGAGGGTAAGCCTGCCGGGCAGGAAAAACGCCATTGGGAGATGGCGCGCAAGCTGGCCGAGGCCGAAGCCTTGGCGCCGAGCAAACCGCCGAAAGCGGCAAGCAAGTCTGCGGCAAGCAAGACCGACGGCACGAAGCCGGCGGCGGCCAAGAGCACTGCTGCCAAGCCCGCCACCAAGGGCACCACGCCCAAGGCCAAGCCCGCGGCCAAACCTTCGGCGGCCACCGCCGCAGTGGTCCCGCCCGCCGACAAGGCCAGCGCCAAAAAGCCACGCGCGCCGCGCAAGCCTCCGGCCGTCTGA
- a CDS encoding malto-oligosyltrehalose synthase, whose amino-acid sequence MNQTLIQPLRATLRLQFHKGFTLDDAIAQVPYFASLGISHLYASPLLKARAGSMHGYDVVDPTQVNPELGGEAALRRLVATLREHRMGLILDIVSNHMAVGGNDNPWWLDLLEWGRLSPYGEFFDIQWHSPDPLMEGQLLLPFLGSDYGVALQEGTLKLRFDADQGSFFVEHYEHHFPICPMQYGELLKPSDNLPQEQVDALKALAERFTTLNYQTDAHSLSRPLQQELRELASQPGIPGAIEGNLRSYDSLEAEGFERLHQLLERQSYRLASWRTAADDINWRRFFDVNELGGLRVERPAVFEATHAKIFELIAEGLVDGLRIDHIDGLADPRGYCRKLRRRVDSLSPSRHLPIFVEKILGDDETLRRDWNVDGSTGYEFMNQISLLQHDPASAERLAEFWSRNSERPAHFIEEARLARQQILNGSLAGDFESVAQALLQVARDDVMTRDLTLGAIRRALQELIVHFPVYRTYISPLGRSAEDEVFFQKALDGARQTLSEADWPVLDCLADWLGGMPWRQRPRGSQRKRLRHACVRFQQLTSPAAAKAVEDTALYRSAVLLSRNDVGYNTERFSAPAQEFHDACTERLKHFPDNLITTATHDHKRGEDTRARLAVISERPDWYTTCVEQWRILSPSLHSDPASPSTGDELILYQALLGSWPLDLDLQDQKALSDYAERLWQWQRKALREAKLQSSWAAVNEAYEHATQMFLERLLLCDEGLPLRSAIAEAVQAIAPAGALNSLAQTLLRMTVPGVPDLYQGNEFWDFSLVDPDNRRPVDFAARREALHAESSPSTLISEWRDGRVKQALIARTLALRSDYPQLFRQGSYQPLAVQGQHAERVLAFMREHQQQRAIVVVPIHAARLLENSALPQVAASDWGDTRISLPFAAEGVKLKGLFASATVTPQRELMVSAALGDFPVNVFIEP is encoded by the coding sequence ATGAACCAGACCTTGATTCAACCGCTGCGGGCGACCTTGCGCCTGCAATTTCACAAAGGCTTCACCCTGGACGACGCCATCGCCCAGGTGCCGTACTTCGCCTCCCTGGGTATCAGCCACCTCTACGCGTCGCCGCTACTCAAGGCCAGGGCCGGCTCCATGCACGGCTACGACGTGGTCGACCCAACCCAGGTCAACCCGGAACTGGGCGGTGAGGCCGCGCTCAGGCGCCTGGTAGCAACCTTGCGCGAACACCGGATGGGCCTGATCCTCGACATCGTGTCCAACCACATGGCCGTTGGCGGCAACGACAATCCCTGGTGGCTCGACCTGCTGGAATGGGGGCGCCTGAGCCCCTATGGCGAATTCTTCGACATCCAGTGGCACTCACCCGATCCGCTGATGGAAGGCCAGTTGCTGTTGCCCTTCCTGGGGAGCGACTACGGCGTGGCGTTGCAGGAAGGCACGCTCAAACTGCGCTTCGACGCCGATCAAGGCAGCTTCTTTGTCGAGCACTATGAACACCATTTCCCCATTTGCCCGATGCAGTACGGTGAACTGCTCAAACCCTCGGACAACCTGCCGCAGGAACAGGTCGACGCGCTCAAGGCGCTGGCCGAGCGTTTCACCACCCTGAACTACCAGACCGACGCCCACTCCCTGTCCCGGCCACTGCAACAGGAGCTGCGAGAGCTGGCTTCCCAGCCCGGTATTCCTGGCGCGATCGAAGGCAATTTGCGCAGCTACGATTCGCTGGAAGCCGAAGGTTTCGAACGCCTGCATCAGCTACTGGAACGCCAGAGCTACCGCCTCGCCAGTTGGCGCACAGCGGCGGACGACATCAACTGGCGGCGCTTTTTCGATGTCAACGAATTGGGTGGCCTGCGGGTCGAACGCCCGGCGGTGTTCGAGGCAACCCACGCGAAAATTTTCGAGCTGATCGCCGAAGGCTTGGTCGACGGCCTGCGGATCGATCACATCGACGGCCTGGCCGACCCTCGCGGTTACTGTCGCAAACTGCGCCGTCGCGTCGACTCGCTTTCACCCTCGCGGCACCTGCCGATTTTCGTCGAGAAAATCCTGGGCGATGACGAAACGCTGCGCCGCGACTGGAACGTCGATGGCAGCACCGGTTATGAGTTCATGAACCAGATTTCGCTGCTGCAGCATGACCCGGCCAGTGCCGAGCGTCTCGCTGAATTCTGGAGCCGAAACAGCGAGCGGCCTGCGCATTTCATCGAAGAGGCTCGCCTGGCCCGCCAGCAGATTCTCAACGGTTCCCTGGCCGGGGATTTCGAAAGCGTGGCCCAGGCGTTGCTGCAGGTCGCCCGGGACGACGTGATGACCCGCGACTTGACCCTGGGCGCGATTCGCCGGGCCTTGCAGGAATTGATCGTGCACTTCCCGGTGTATCGCACCTACATCAGCCCTTTGGGTCGCTCCGCCGAGGACGAGGTGTTTTTCCAGAAAGCCCTTGATGGCGCCCGGCAAACCCTCAGCGAGGCCGACTGGCCGGTGCTCGATTGCCTGGCGGACTGGCTCGGCGGCATGCCTTGGCGCCAACGTCCGAGGGGAAGCCAGCGTAAACGCTTGCGGCATGCCTGCGTACGCTTCCAGCAACTGACCTCGCCGGCCGCCGCCAAAGCGGTCGAGGACACCGCGCTCTATCGTTCGGCGGTGCTGCTTTCACGCAACGACGTGGGCTACAACACCGAACGGTTCAGCGCGCCGGCACAAGAGTTCCACGACGCTTGCACCGAGCGGCTCAAGCATTTTCCCGACAACCTGATCACCACCGCCACCCATGACCACAAGCGCGGCGAAGACACCCGTGCCCGGCTGGCGGTGATCAGCGAGCGCCCGGACTGGTACACCACGTGCGTGGAGCAATGGCGGATCCTTTCGCCCTCGCTGCACAGCGACCCCGCGTCGCCATCGACCGGTGATGAGTTGATTCTCTACCAGGCCCTGCTCGGCAGTTGGCCCCTGGACCTCGACCTGCAGGACCAGAAGGCCTTGAGCGACTATGCTGAACGCCTGTGGCAATGGCAACGCAAGGCCCTGCGCGAAGCCAAGCTGCAAAGCAGTTGGGCCGCCGTCAACGAGGCCTATGAACACGCGACACAAATGTTCCTGGAGCGGCTGCTGCTGTGCGACGAGGGCTTGCCGTTGCGCAGCGCCATCGCCGAAGCGGTCCAGGCCATCGCTCCGGCGGGCGCTCTCAACAGCCTGGCGCAAACTTTGCTGCGCATGACCGTGCCCGGGGTACCGGACCTGTACCAGGGCAACGAGTTCTGGGACTTCAGCCTGGTGGATCCGGACAACCGCCGCCCGGTGGATTTCGCTGCCCGCCGCGAGGCGTTGCACGCCGAGAGCTCGCCCTCAACGCTGATCAGTGAGTGGCGTGACGGGCGCGTCAAGCAGGCCCTGATCGCGCGGACGCTGGCCTTGCGGTCCGATTACCCGCAATTGTTCCGCCAGGGCAGCTACCAGCCGTTGGCGGTACAGGGGCAGCACGCCGAGCGCGTATTGGCTTTCATGCGCGAGCACCAGCAACAGCGAGCAATCGTCGTGGTGCCGATTCACGCGGCGCGCTTGCTGGAAAACAGTGCCCTGCCCCAGGTCGCTGCATCGGACTGGGGCGACACGCGCATCTCGCTACCGTTTGCCGCCGAAGGCGTAAAACTGAAGGGACTTTTTGCAAGCGCAACAGTCACACCCCAAAGGGAGCTGATGGTCAGCGCCGCGCTGGGGGATTTCCCGGTCAATGTCTTTATTGAACCTTGA
- the malQ gene encoding 4-alpha-glucanotransferase, protein MSDAQLEILAGQAGLAVDWIDANGRAQKVSPAVLRSVLTGLGHPAGSAQEIDASLLQLQKDQQNHRLPPLITADVGVNVDLSRYFEPGTPCEIQLEDGATMNSKLDADASLPGIVPVGYQHVSIQGQHFTLAVAPARCYSVADAVDDPTPRAWGLSAQLYSLRRPGDGGFGDTQALEELARVAGERGADALAISPMHAMFSSDTGRYSPYSPSSRLFLNSLYAAPGTILGERALRTAIDASGLTNQLRSLEEQPLIDWPVAAQAKQRVLRALYDGFSQGEHPLHEDFSSFRHSSGEALENHCRFEALQAERAARGESLDWRQWPEEWRDPRSAAIARFAEENADEIGFYAFCQWLIARCLERAQSAAKSSGMGIGLIADLAVGADGGGSQAWSRQDELLASLTVGAPPDILNRSGQGWGISAFSPEGLVRNGFRAFIEMLRANFAHAGGLRIDHIMGLQRLWVIPNDAPPTDGAYLYYPIDDLLRLLALESHRHQAIVLGEDLGTVPDGLRDKLIARSILGMRVLLFEQDNTHFKPILDWPDNALATTSTHDLPTLNGWWHGHDIDWNARLELIDSHTEMDWRKHRQRERDGLRNALNQDPQNFREEHRETDQVLDASVRFLGHTRAPLVLLPLEDALGIDEQANLPGTTDTHPNWRRRLALESRALLDDPDAARRLEILACARLQANERDR, encoded by the coding sequence ATGAGCGATGCGCAATTGGAAATCCTCGCCGGCCAGGCAGGCCTGGCGGTGGACTGGATCGACGCCAACGGTCGTGCCCAGAAAGTATCGCCGGCGGTCCTGCGTTCGGTCCTCACCGGCCTGGGTCATCCCGCCGGTAGCGCCCAGGAAATCGACGCTAGCCTGCTGCAGTTGCAAAAAGATCAACAGAACCACCGCCTGCCGCCGCTGATCACGGCGGACGTCGGCGTGAATGTCGACCTGAGCCGTTATTTCGAACCCGGCACGCCTTGCGAGATCCAGCTCGAGGACGGCGCCACGATGAACTCGAAACTCGATGCCGACGCGTCCCTGCCGGGGATCGTCCCGGTGGGGTATCAGCACGTGAGCATCCAGGGCCAGCATTTCACCCTGGCCGTGGCACCGGCCCGCTGCTACAGCGTGGCGGATGCCGTGGACGACCCAACGCCTCGGGCCTGGGGCTTGAGCGCACAACTGTATTCGCTGCGCCGCCCGGGCGATGGCGGGTTCGGCGACACCCAGGCCCTCGAAGAGCTGGCGCGGGTCGCCGGCGAACGGGGCGCCGATGCCCTTGCGATCAGCCCGATGCATGCGATGTTCAGCAGCGACACCGGCCGCTACAGCCCATACTCGCCCTCCAGCCGGTTGTTTCTCAACAGCCTGTACGCGGCGCCGGGCACCATCCTCGGCGAACGTGCGCTGCGCACGGCGATCGACGCCAGCGGCTTGACCAACCAATTGCGCAGCCTCGAAGAGCAGCCGCTCATTGACTGGCCGGTCGCCGCGCAAGCCAAGCAGCGGGTGCTTCGGGCCCTGTATGACGGCTTCAGCCAGGGCGAGCATCCGCTGCACGAAGACTTCAGCAGCTTTCGCCACAGCAGCGGCGAGGCTTTGGAAAATCACTGCCGCTTCGAAGCCCTCCAGGCCGAACGCGCGGCGCGCGGCGAAAGCCTCGACTGGCGCCAGTGGCCTGAAGAATGGCGCGATCCGCGCAGTGCGGCCATTGCCCGTTTCGCCGAGGAAAACGCTGACGAAATCGGCTTCTACGCTTTCTGCCAATGGTTGATCGCCCGCTGCCTGGAGCGCGCCCAGAGCGCGGCCAAATCCAGCGGCATGGGCATCGGCCTGATCGCTGATCTCGCGGTGGGTGCCGACGGCGGCGGCAGCCAGGCCTGGAGCCGGCAGGATGAATTGCTCGCGTCCCTTACGGTTGGCGCACCACCCGACATCCTCAATCGCTCGGGCCAAGGCTGGGGCATCTCGGCGTTTTCCCCGGAGGGGCTGGTTCGCAACGGGTTCCGTGCGTTCATCGAGATGTTGCGGGCCAACTTCGCTCACGCGGGCGGCTTGCGCATCGATCACATCATGGGATTGCAACGGTTGTGGGTGATCCCCAACGACGCCCCGCCTACCGATGGTGCCTACCTCTATTACCCGATCGATGACTTGTTGCGGCTATTGGCCCTGGAGTCCCATCGTCATCAGGCCATCGTACTGGGCGAAGACCTCGGCACCGTGCCGGATGGCCTGCGGGACAAGCTCATTGCCCGCTCCATCCTGGGCATGCGCGTGCTGCTGTTCGAACAGGACAACACCCATTTCAAGCCCATTCTCGATTGGCCGGACAACGCCCTGGCGACCACCAGCACCCATGACCTGCCGACGCTCAATGGCTGGTGGCACGGCCATGACATCGATTGGAACGCCCGGCTGGAACTGATCGACTCCCACACCGAGATGGATTGGCGCAAACATCGCCAGCGTGAACGCGACGGGTTGCGCAACGCGCTGAACCAGGATCCGCAGAATTTTCGCGAGGAGCACCGCGAAACCGACCAGGTACTGGACGCCAGCGTGCGTTTCCTGGGCCATACCCGAGCGCCACTGGTGTTGCTGCCGCTGGAAGATGCCCTGGGCATCGATGAGCAGGCCAACCTCCCCGGCACCACCGACACCCACCCCAACTGGCGGCGGCGCCTGGCTCTGGAGAGCCGAGCGCTGCTGGACGACCCGGACGCCGCGCGGCGTCTGGAAATACTCGCCTGCGCGAGACTTCAGGCGAACGAGCGTGACCGATGA
- the treZ gene encoding malto-oligosyltrehalose trehalohydrolase: protein MPSRTPEHRTHGAVLLDPEHTRFALWAPDAFYVSVELDTGESIPMLPQANGWFMIQARCPAGTRYRYNIDGELEVPDPASRSQDGDIDRHSVVVDPHAYQWRHTNWCGRPWYDAVIYELHVGALGGFEGVEQQLARLAGLGVTAIELMPLSQFPGDRNWGYDGVLPYAPQASYGTPDQLKHLIDSAHGHGLAVIVDVVYNHFGPDGNYLHRYAKGFFREDKHTPWGAAIDFRRREVRDFFIDNALMWLLEYRFDGLRLDAVHAIEDPDFLQELAARVRQQVDPTRYVWLTVENEHNQASLLEQGYDAQWNDDGHNALHVLLTGETDAYYADYAEQPTEQLARCLSQGFVFQGHTNRHGESRGEPSGHLPPSAFVLFLQNHDQVGNRALGERLHQLAPPQALQAATALLLLSPMIPLMFMGDEVVAEQPFLFFTSHHGELAELVREGRRNEFKAFSAFADPEKRKRIPDPNAASTFEASRPSLEAHQPEQLASEALYRQLLKIRREEIVPRLPAAHALGAEVLGHGAVSARWQMGDGSVLRIDLNLSDQPVEHSAPQDAQILFEHPPQAMGLLQQGVLTPYSALVSLTQAASLPTLTGERL from the coding sequence ATGCCGTCAAGGACGCCTGAACACCGGACCCACGGCGCGGTCCTGCTTGATCCCGAGCATACCCGTTTCGCCCTGTGGGCCCCTGATGCCTTTTACGTCAGTGTCGAACTCGACACTGGAGAATCCATACCGATGCTGCCCCAGGCCAATGGCTGGTTCATGATCCAGGCCCGTTGCCCCGCCGGCACTCGCTATCGCTACAACATCGACGGTGAACTGGAAGTGCCTGATCCGGCTTCCCGCTCCCAGGACGGTGATATTGACCGCCACAGCGTGGTGGTCGACCCCCACGCTTATCAATGGCGCCACACCAATTGGTGCGGTCGCCCCTGGTACGATGCGGTCATCTATGAACTGCACGTCGGCGCCCTCGGCGGTTTCGAAGGTGTCGAACAGCAACTGGCGCGCCTGGCCGGGCTTGGCGTCACCGCCATTGAACTGATGCCGCTGTCGCAGTTTCCGGGAGATCGCAACTGGGGTTACGACGGCGTACTGCCTTACGCCCCCCAGGCTTCCTACGGCACGCCGGACCAGCTCAAGCACCTGATCGACAGCGCCCATGGCCATGGCCTCGCAGTCATCGTGGACGTGGTCTACAACCACTTCGGCCCCGACGGCAACTACCTGCACCGCTACGCCAAGGGCTTCTTTCGCGAAGACAAACACACGCCCTGGGGCGCGGCGATAGATTTCCGTCGCCGCGAGGTACGTGATTTCTTCATCGACAATGCGCTGATGTGGCTGTTGGAATACCGTTTCGACGGCCTGCGCCTGGATGCCGTGCACGCCATCGAGGACCCGGACTTCCTCCAGGAGTTGGCCGCCAGGGTGCGTCAGCAAGTGGACCCGACGCGGTATGTCTGGCTGACCGTCGAGAACGAACACAACCAGGCCAGCCTCCTGGAACAGGGCTACGACGCCCAGTGGAACGATGACGGACACAACGCGCTGCACGTGCTGCTGACGGGCGAGACCGACGCCTATTACGCCGACTACGCCGAACAACCGACGGAACAACTCGCCCGCTGCCTCAGCCAGGGCTTCGTGTTCCAGGGCCATACCAACCGCCATGGCGAGTCCCGTGGCGAGCCCAGCGGCCATCTTCCACCGAGCGCGTTCGTGCTGTTCCTGCAGAATCACGACCAGGTAGGCAACCGCGCCCTCGGTGAGCGCTTGCATCAACTGGCGCCGCCACAAGCGTTGCAAGCCGCGACGGCCCTATTGCTGTTGTCGCCGATGATTCCGCTGATGTTCATGGGCGATGAAGTGGTCGCCGAACAACCGTTCCTGTTCTTCACCAGCCACCACGGCGAGCTGGCAGAGCTGGTTCGCGAAGGCCGACGCAACGAGTTCAAGGCGTTCAGCGCTTTTGCCGATCCCGAAAAGCGCAAGCGGATCCCTGATCCAAATGCGGCCAGCACTTTCGAGGCCTCACGGCCAAGCCTGGAAGCACACCAGCCGGAGCAACTGGCCAGCGAAGCGCTATATCGCCAGTTGCTGAAAATCCGCCGGGAGGAAATCGTCCCGCGCCTGCCCGCGGCCCATGCCTTGGGCGCCGAGGTGCTGGGCCATGGGGCGGTCAGCGCACGCTGGCAAATGGGGGATGGCAGTGTGTTGCGCATCGACCTGAACCTCAGCGACCAGCCGGTCGAACACAGCGCCCCGCAAGACGCGCAGATTCTTTTCGAACATCCACCGCAGGCCATGGGTCTGTTGCAACAGGGGGTTCTCACGCCCTACAGCGCGCTGGTCAGTCTGACGCAAGCGGCATCCTTGCCCACCCTTACTGGAGAGCGCCTATGA